A portion of the Vreelandella subglaciescola genome contains these proteins:
- a CDS encoding NRDE family protein, translating into MCLLAFDWQPGTPTPLRLIGNRDEFHARPTQPLHHWPDAPLLGGRDAQAGGSWLAANARGVVATLTNVRDPRLETPAGAPSRGELVCQALTCPDLPRWLDELVDHANHYAGFNLLVATPDRMWHLHRGRERTALTEVAPGVHALSNADLDTPWPKVEALSHALRQRQKFGEPASGDFPGQALAVIQDDRQMPEHALPDTGVGLALERSLSAAFIRGEQYGTRATTWLELDASRRVTMTEQRFGEGGHFAGSTMSRIG; encoded by the coding sequence ATGTGTTTGCTGGCCTTTGACTGGCAGCCCGGCACGCCCACGCCGCTGCGCCTGATTGGCAATCGGGACGAGTTTCATGCCCGCCCCACGCAGCCGCTGCACCATTGGCCGGATGCACCGCTGCTTGGCGGGCGCGACGCGCAGGCCGGCGGCAGCTGGCTGGCGGCCAATGCCCGGGGCGTGGTTGCCACGCTGACCAACGTGCGCGACCCGCGCCTGGAAACACCCGCCGGCGCGCCCAGCCGGGGCGAGCTGGTCTGCCAGGCGCTGACCTGCCCTGACCTGCCCCGCTGGCTTGATGAACTCGTCGACCACGCCAACCACTACGCCGGCTTCAACCTGCTGGTCGCGACACCCGACAGAATGTGGCACCTGCACCGCGGCCGTGAGCGCACGGCACTGACCGAAGTAGCCCCCGGCGTTCACGCGCTTTCCAATGCAGATCTTGATACGCCCTGGCCCAAGGTCGAAGCGCTGAGCCACGCCCTGCGACAACGGCAAAAGTTCGGCGAGCCCGCGTCCGGCGATTTTCCCGGGCAGGCGCTGGCGGTGATTCAGGATGACCGGCAGATGCCGGAACACGCGCTGCCGGATACCGGCGTGGGGCTGGCGCTTGAACGCTCGCTTTCCGCCGCGTTTATCCGCGGCGAGCAGTACGGTACTCGCGCCACCACCTGGCTGGAGCTGGATGCGAGCCGGCGCGTGACCATGACCGAGCAGCGCTTTGGCGAAGGCGGGCACTTTGCCGGCAGCACAATGAGCCGGATCGGCTAG